The sequence CCAACAGCCTTTTGTAGGGTTTGTATCCAATATGTGAACTCTCGATTTGTCAGTTCATCACATTCAAAAAAGTTTAATATTTTCTCAATACAAAATGAAGTATTGATGCAAAAAAATCCAATAGGACTCGAAAATAGTAACATAATATTGACATTCTTGTGCCAATCATAAATAACTTTCTAATTTGACCAAGGAAACTTTCTAGCCAGAATACCAATATTAATGACCTTCTATACCAGGAATGACCTGTTATTGTAGCGAagattcttctttcttttttcttagaGTTTTTCTTGGGTTTTCTATATGGCCAAGTAAGCACTCCTTTGAGGTGTCGTGTTTCTGTGCTTGAGCTCTATCATCTAAGGCCTACTAGTGATACATCTTCCCTGCACAAATTTTCCTATTCATTTATTGAAATGAATTGGTGCCTACATCCCCTTTTCAAACAACTTTCAAGATGGCATCTTCTATTTGTAGTCATCCATGCAATGGTTTCAACTAGTCATAGTGTCAACTCTCACTGAACTAGTAGATGCATGGCTGACTTATTTTACTGGTTTATACTTTGTAGTAAAAGGGGAAGAAAGAAGGAAAGCTTGCCTGTATCATTCTGGCCTAACTGTGGCCAACTCCACATGCCCAAATCTTAGCTCTGCAACTGCAAACCTATCTATTTGGTAATTGATATTTGGGTAACCTCATTAACTGGCATCTTTGGTATTCACTACCAGTGCCTTCATATACCATGGCTTGGTGAATCTAGTGTTTTCTTTTCTACAGGGATTAGTGAAATGATCACTTAAAAGAAATCGTATAATGCGTTGTAAAATCATTTTCGTTTACAATGTTTCCTTTGAAATTTCATTTCCATTTGTGTGTACAAAGTTATTAGTTGTATCTCTGTGTGCCTGTGTATCTCGAAGCTGCTTCATTGCTTGCTTTCATTTCTCGTTTTTTTggttgatttattttattttatcctcTTGTGCAGGACAATGCTGTTACTCCCCTGGCCACGAATCATGGTGCAAAGTATGTTCTGTGTAAACATAGTTAGCACCTCTGTTTTTGAAGTAGTTCCTTACTTACATAAACCTTATATTTTGCAGGACAGGCAATAGTCATGATTCTGCAGACAAAGAAAAACCGTGTGATCCTGAGGAGTTGCAGGGTGTGGCTACTAGAAATATACTATGTAGGTTAAGAAGTGCTGCTGCTAAGCAGACCAAGCCCTCTACAGTACCCAGACGGTCATCAAGGCTTGTCCCAAAGGTTAGCACAGTAGTGCTCACTGCTGTTGAATTTGGTACTCAATACCTCAACCTGATAGTGATTACTGATTAGTGAAAGAGCTGTTAATCATCAATACCATAGCACAACCTGATACTCCCTCCGCCCCGTAATATAAGcgcatttttgacactacactagtgtaaaaaatgctcttatattatgggacggagggagtagtaaaattgcCATGATCGTGCAAAAGCTGATTAACAGATTGAGCACAAACATTATGTGTTAAGAGGGTCCTGCAGTTATATTTTGGCTGCCTTTTTTTGCGGGGGTATATTTTGCTCCTTcatttttgtgtgtttgaaaatcAATACAACTGACATGCTTTACTTCTTCCACGTGCAGTGATTGCTAAAAATGACAGGGATGAGATCCACCGCCAAGGATGATGCATAGCTTAACTGCCGTCGTAGTCGATTTCCAACAGGGAATACCTTTCTAGACTCCAAACTTCACCGTTCTCGTCGATTCATCTTGCTAGCAACTGAGTAGCCTTTTTGCATACTTCTGTCAACAGCTCAATGCCACCAAATGTTTTTTGCCGTTCTTCTCTGTTATACAGCATCTGTTATACTTCACACAGTGCCGAGCTCCGCATACACCAACCATTGTACAAACATATCATGATTGTTAGGACATTTTTGAACCTGCAGTATGTCACATTGTTTTCCAGATGGGCAATAGATGCCAGATGCCGTCGTACTGTACTGTAATATATGGCTGGTTGTGATTTGTGTGCTGTGACAGAAATGCTATCCATGCAGGAGCCAGCTCGCTGCTTATATATTTCCTGTATGGCCAGTCATTATAACGCATGATTGCCTGCCATCTGTGGCAGTCCTCCCAGTCTTGATTGATGTTGCAAGGTTTGGTTGGTGAAAACTGTAACTGGCTATATTTCTTCCCATTTTGGGGCCTGAGATCTGCCTGGTTTCTCACGCCTGAGAGGTGATGCATCTGCAAATTTTTGgtctgatcatgttttgtttggtTTACTTGCTTCGCTGGTACAAGCTCCATGCTTTTGAAAGATGGGATGAGGTGGCGTAGAATTTTCTGGGAGACAAACTTGTCTGCTGGTAAAGATTGCCAAGGCTCTGATGCCATGCCAGCGTGCTTGGCAGAGCATGAATGATCCCACCCAGGTTGACATACTGATCTATTCATAGTCTCTGCGACTTTCTGTAGACCCCATTTTCCTTTACAAATGTTTTTGTTGCGGGTTAAGGCCCTGTTTGattatcgtttgtctttgaaataCAAAATACAGATCTCTGCCTATCGGTTTTGTTTCTGGCTGGAAAATTTAATACCTCTGTATTAAGTTACACGGATGACAAGCGCGGCCTAAAGGTGACTATGAAATCCAAAAGCGAAGGAAAACACCTGATGAACAAAGTACCTTGGATGTCCTCCCACTCGGCGTACTTGGCCTCCGGGGATGACAATCTGTTTGTGTCCTCCACTTGGCGTATGTCGTCCTTCGGTGACCTCTTCGTGTTCTCCTACTCCCAATTTTTGTTTTCCGAAGATGATTACTGCTCCTACAAATTTTCGGCGAGAGTAGGGTTTAATTTGAATGGTGGGTGGTGGTGTATCTAGTGCGGAGATGGGTAATAAGTTTGGAAGGCGTTAGGAGGTGGTGCACAGAGGGGAGACAAGGCTATATGTTGGGGTTATATACAAGGGCTCACACCCATTGACCAATGAACAATTTCACGAAAGGCAAGGACAATATCTGGAGAGAACAAGCTTTTATGTAGAGTGGCAAAATTGTCatgatttttttacttttttggatGTCTCCCAAGGACGTGATTTTGTTTACTTTTGTGAGAAGTAGGATATGAACTTTGACATGGCCCATGGTCCAAAATGTAAAGGGACACATACTTGTTTATCCTTTACTAGAAAATTGTGTTCTCTAGGATTTTCACTGTCTAATGAGTGTAGGGTATccttaacaactactccctccgttcctaaatatttgtttttctagagatttcaacaagtgactacatacagagcaaaatgagtgaatctacactaaaatatgtctatacacatccgtatgtggtagtccatctaaaatctttaaaaagacaaatatttaggaacggagggagtagaaggaaAGATGCGCCTTGCGCCCTTGCCGCATCGTTTTGTTCACTATCATTTAGGTTTTTTTTATGCGAGTCGCATTTTATTGATGTTTAATATACCCGCAGCCTCATATTTTCCCTATTCTTGTGTTTTTAGAATCATGTGAATCAAAGAGCCCCCAAACCAACAACATGATTTTTTTTATCTGGCGTGGAGCAGTGCTAAAGCCGTAATCACTGCCTTGATCCATCACAGTTTTGGACACCTGAGCTGCCGCCGATCCACTTGGTGGCAGCGAATGTTGTGATTCAAGATGGCAATTGGAGCTAGAATGATCGCTTGTTACTACTAAGTTTCTAGATGGTTAACAGATGTCATCGTTGTATTGTAGTAATATATATGGGTGGTTTTGATTTTTATGATGTGATAGAATGCTATTCATGCAAGAGCCAGCTAGCTGGTCATTTTCTGTATGGCCAGACATGATCATGCATGATTGCCTGCCATCTGTGAGACTGTGACAGTGCACCCAATCTTGCCAGATTAATGTTGTAAGTTTTGGTTGGTGAAAACTCTTACCGAATAATTTCCCATTTTGAGATCTGATATGTCTGGTTTCTCACGCTTGAGAGGTGATGGCTTTGAAAATTTTGGACCTGAACATATTTTATTTGGTTTAATTAGTTGCTTGGCTGGTACAAACCTCATGTTTTTTAACACCACCAAACCCCATGCTTTTGAAAGATGGTACGAGGTGTGAGATAGCAACGTCAATTATCTAGGAAACAAACATCTTTGCAACCATGGCTTTGATGCCATGCTCTGATGCTAGTGTGGCAGGATGTAAAGATGGTCGTACTAATCTAATCATAGTGTGTTTTCCTTTCTCAAGTTTTTAAAAGTTGATCTTGCCGCTGAGGATGGTAAGAATTATCATGTTTACTCAATAATAATAAGGCCTTTCTCCTCTAAAAAGAGTTTTATCGGGGAGAAATGACAACAAAATCTAGAAGTGAACAAAAAACGCATTTGATGAATATCAAGTACCCGGGGTTTCCTTCTAATCAGAGTATTTTATTCTCTAAAGATAACAAGTTCTTTGATGACATTGGATTAGGCTTCAACTTTCGACTGGTCTGACGATAGATCTAACATGAAAACAAGGAATGAATTTGGAAGGTGGTGAGAggtggggaggaagggagggagaaggtTGCATCTTATATATACGGGATCACGAACCCTATGTGTTCTGACCTATTAAATTATCAAATGTACATTTTACTATCTTCTGTTGGTGATTAGGGTTTTTATTGGTGGATATGGCAAGACATAATAGTCTCAACACATGATAAGAATTTAAGGTGCCATTAGAAGATGAGAGATGAAACAAAATGACGAGGTTTCATGTTAGAGTGGTAAAGaaatcattgattttatttattttgcgTGAAGGTCTCCATGGTACTTAATACTTTTAACAAAAGAAAACACATTGTTTTCTTATCCAAACCAACATCGTCATGTATCCCCGTAAAAAATGCCAACCAAATGCTAGCTAAATATGAGACAAGGCACATGGTTCAACCAAGAACCATCCCACATTTCTAACTTTATTCTGCTACATCTTTCTTTCCCATCTCGCAAGGCGACTAGGACAAAGCCTTCCTCCTCACGATCTCCGTTGGCGAGCCTGTGGATTCTCCTCCCCTCTACCTGCTGTTCCGGCGGTCAGTGGTGGGGAGGGGAATCCTAGTGCCTCAGTGATTACCTTTGATCCGATTTTGAACGTAGATAGTTCTAAACTTACCTAGAGTGGCCCTAGGTTATCAAACCCAGGAGAAGTCATGCCTCGGAGAGTTGATTTCTGCAAGAATTTTTTACTACAAGTGTTCCAGTTTCCCGGACTTTAAAGGAAGAAACAATCCTGTGCTTGCGCTCGAGATCCTATCTATATACTCAACATGGTACTAGTAAACACATTTACTTACCTGTTGTCAACATGTTACTTATGGGAGATGCATCCAAATAACCCCACGACCGACCGTCGTGTCCAGGTTCTACTGTCCAACAAAGGCCCTACCATCTTGCGGGGTTACATCAGTTACTAAGGAATTAATCAGACCAACTCATTGGGTGTTTAACGACTACACCTTATGTACCCCCAAAGAATAGGTTCTAGCTACCGCACTAATCTTACTATCACCAACGTTCGGTATAGCCTTTTGCTCCTCTATGCACTTAACCTCTCGTTGATAGATCCTCGGTATCCCGGTGACCTGTGGTGACTTAGAACAAGATAGAGACAAGAGATAGAAACTGTCGTGAAAACCCACATCAAATAACGTTAATGTTAAAGTAAACCAACAATCGCTTAGTGCACATACATGGGGCTGCGAGGCTAGGCCTCAACCCTTAGTCCGAGAGGACCACTCACACATCGTAGATGAATCAGAAACACCAGACATTGTAGAAATTGATACTTGATGATGAATGATTATAGTCTTCCAATGCTTGCAGAATGCGATGTTCTCCTGATTACAAGTGTAATGGCTATGGAGATGGGGATTATGGAGATGGAGAGTGGCTATGGAGATGGTGTGGTGGCTGCTGTAGATGGAAATGGTGGCGACGGTTGTGAAGGGTCTTTGGTGGGGCCATCAGGGCTTTATTGCAAAATTTTCACCCCCAACCAACAGGTGAGGCTATCAGTGTTTTACTGTGAAATGTCACATCACCTCGCCACGTTGTCCTTACTATTGTCGCCCACTTAGCGGTTGGACCGGTCAATTGTATGCCAGCTAAACAAAATATGTACACAAAAACATATCAGGGACTTTATGTAAACCCCTTTAGCGAGTTTAATGACCGTATTTTAGGTATTTTAAAGTACAGGGACTAAACTGGGTGCTAGAACAAGTTGAAGTTTTCTCTTCGGCCGCATATCTAAGCAGGTTGTGAGACGTGAGATCTGCTCACCAGGCGCGGCCAGCCCCAGGTTTTCCATGAGCACAGGTTGAGCCTTCTTGACCGCATTCATATCTGACTACTGTGTTATTTTAGTTAAAAAAAGCGTGATGGACACTACTACCATTTTCGTTTAGTACTCCGTATAAAGTTGATGTGACGTTTAACACTGACGTTGGACGGGTCGACAGCGTGTGCGTGCGGCCCCGTGGATGGTGACCATGCCGATGCCGATACGGCCGGGGATCGGCGGCGTCCCTGCTGGCTTACGTGCGCCGCGTGGGCTTCGTCGCCCGTGGGTCTGTCCGTGTCGACGGAGTCCGGCCGCGCGGTGGACTCGCGCGTGGCGACGTCGGTCGGTGCTGTGCTGGCTGcgtgcatgcacgcacgcacggaCGGACGAAGCTGCCAATGGGCTTTCTGGATGAGTGGTCACTTTTGCTGGACATGCACATGTACGTGGAACGTGGCCGGTTGCATGGCCCTGTCGACCCCATCCCATGACTGCCGCGCGCGGAGAAGCCGGCTCAAACGGGCGACCGGTGCCGCCACGCGCACGTGCGCCTGGGGTTGGTGGAGCCGCAGCTTGACGCGCGTGCGTGCCGTCGATCGGCTCGCCGGCCGGCGGAGCCAAGATTAGTCCACGCACTTTCCACGTGCGCGCGCTGCCCTCCTGCTCGCGCATGCAGGCGGCTGGAGGCCCCGGTTGCACGCGCATGGAAGCCGCGCGGGAGCTCGACAGCATGGTTGGGCAGATTTTTGAACGTAGCTGGTAGATTCACTTTTGTCTCGTCTGCCCATGTATACGCTATCCTTCTAGGGTCTTTCAAGAggaatcaaaaagaaatatgatagaTCTAGATATATGTTTTTACTTAGTGGCGAGAAGGAGAAGAGAAAataccatatactccctccgttccgatttactcgtcgtggttttagttcaaatttgaactaaaaccacgacgagtaaatcggaacggagggagtatatgcttggCTCCGTGTCTACCTACCAAAGGATTTAGGTGGTCTTGGGATTTTGGATTTGGAATTGATGAATGTTGCTCTGTTAGCTAAATGTCTTTAGAAACTTTTTAATGAACATGGTCTCCGGCAGGATTTTCTATGCGCAAAATATGTTGCTAGTTCTACTCTTGGTCAGGTTCAACTTAGATGAGGGGACTCACATTTTAGGCAGGGTTTGCTAAAAATTAAAGGGCTCTTCCTGTCTAGATTCTGGGAAGATAGATGGCTGGGAAATGAAAGCCTATCTCAAACCTTCCCAAGACTTTATAGTATTTCTCTTGATCATAACATTACTGTACATGATGTTTTTACTGGTTGTCTCTCCAAACTTTCTTTTCGGAGGGCCTTGGTTGGGGAGAAGGAGATCCTTTGGTCTAAATTACTAGACACATGTGCCCCTGTTACTTTGTCTGAATCTGAAGATAAATTGTCTTGGATTATAGACAAATCTGGAGTATACCGGTTTAAAATCCTTCTACTCGGCTATGTAGGTTGGATGTAAAGTCCCTTACAGATTTTCGTGGAAAGTTAAAATTCCTTCTAGAATCAGAATGTTCATATGGTTAGTGCTGAGGAAAAGCATATTGACCAAAGATGTTCTACTATATTTGTTTTGTGGACAAAAAGAAACGATTGATCATCTCTTCTTTGAATGTCCCCTTGCAAGTTAAATTTGGTGTGTGATGAAATGTAGTTTTGGTGTTGATTGTTCTTTTATGGACACAGAAGTTTGTTTTACTGTTTGGCTTAAAAACTTACCTACCCAGAGAAGGAAGCTATACTCAGTGGGAGTGGCAGCTGTTCCTGGGGAATTCGGACAGCCAGGAATCTAGCATGCTTTGAGCTTAAATGGCCATCTGATCCATTTGTTGTGATGTTTAGGGTAGCCCACTGGATTGAGTTCACTACAGATGAAGGAGGACGCAAAGGTGGCGCTCTGACAGGGCACAAAAATTCTGAAACGAGTCGCAACTAATGTGTTCCAAGCCAGTGCCATGGATCCCTCGACTGGAAGATGGGGGTTGAGTCTGGAGTGCACGGAGAGATGTTGTGTAATAACAAAAACCGGAttactttgagttttgttttgttcTAGCTTGAGTTAACTTTGGTTGGTCAGGTCCACCTAGTCTATACTTGTAACCAAGGATTTGGTCACCGAGCGAAAAAATCCGTTACCGCCCGGTAACCACGAATCTTGGTACCGCACGAGAAATCTCATTAccaggcaaaaaaaaaaaaaactgattTTGTGAATTTTGAATGAATTTTATTTGAATCTGGAATCCATTAAAAAAATTGTTGCTAACCTCCCGGCGTTTTCCAGTTACCTTGGTGTAGCTGAAAGTCTCAGTGCTACACCaatcttttcttttctttcggaATCCAAATCCTTGCTTCCAACAGGTTTTTCTTTTTGAGGGAAAGCAACTTTAGTTGACGCGGAATGACAACTTTAATTGTTAAAATATGACAATTTTATCCTAGCTCGTTTTCCTGTCAGAAAATTGTCATGTTTGCCAACTACGCGTgaactaaagttgccataaaaaACGTTCAGGTTGTCATGCATAAAATCCGGGCGTTCGGGATTTATTATTTTCGTTGTTTTTTACTACACCAACtgcacaattttatttttgttgcaaACTAAAAGTTTGCGTGTGCTGATTTCTTTCATTTTGAGTAAGAGTATCAGCGCTGCTGTCGCTGTATACATGCGCCAAAAAGGGAACAATTCTCGTCGCACCTATCCATCGAGAGGAACGGCGCCGTTCGTGCTCAATAAATGCTAAGCAGCAATTAGAGACCTGTCCCAACTTGCAACCCCTGGCGCGTACGTAAACCGCGTGCATGCATGCGGCCGTTGGAGCAAGCGCCGCGGTCGCGGTCAAGCGACCTTTTGTTCTGACCAACAGGGCACGCCGCCTTCGTAGGTCGTAGTAGGTGAGTTCCCTGGCTGAAAGGGTCGCCGGAGAATTTCACCAGACTTCATTTTTTCGACATAAATTTCGCGAGACTTTGCGCCACGCTGAAACAGTCCCTCCCTCCCGGCGGGCTGCTATATTAGGACGAGCAGCGTTGAACTGTTTGCTTAGCACTGCTAGCTCCGGTGCGTGATCTCATCACCATCTCCTCCTCCACCTACTACGTGAGCCTAATCCTCCGGCCGGCCGCGACTACGTCCATTAAATCCTGCTTCCGCGGCGCGCTCTGGCTGCGCATCTTGGCTGGCCGGTTGACTTTGTTGGGGACGGGCGAGCTCTAGCTGGAGCCGGCGGCCGGCCATGCATAActacggaggcggcggcggggcgggggacATCGTGGAGGCGGGCGGCGAGAGGGCCGTGCTGCCCCACAGCGGGCCTCTGGTCGGGAAGCGCGCCGCCACGCGGAAGAGCGCGCGGTTCGCGGACTCCGTGTCCGCGCCGCTGCGCCGCGGGAACCACCACCATGgccaggacgacgacgacgacgactacgtGGAGGTCACCCTCGACGTGCGGGACGACTCGGTGGCCGTGCACAGCGTCAAGCCGGCGCCCGGCGGCGAGGAGGACCCCGACGTCACGCTGCTGGCGCGGGCGCTGGAGACGCGCTCCTCCTCGTACGGCGGCAGGGCCCATGGCGGCGGCGTGCTCCGGAACGCGTCGACAAGGATCAAGCAGGTGTCGCAGGAGCTCCGGAAAATCGCGTCCGTCAAGCGCCGCCCCAGCCGCATCGACCGGTCCAAGTCCGCCGCCGCGCACGCGCTCAAGGGGCTCAAGTTCATCAGCCGCCCCGACGGCTGGCCCGCCGTTGAGAAGCGCTTCGACGAGCTCGCCGAGAACGGCGGCCTCCTCCACCGCTCCAAGTTCGGCAAGTGCATCGGGATGAAGGAGCTCGCCTTCGCCGGCGAGCTGTTCGACGCGCTCGCCAGGCGCCGGGACATCTCCGGGGACAGCATCAGCAAGGCGGAGCTGCTCGAGTTCTGGGACCAGATCTCCGACACCAGCTTCGACAGCCGCCTGCAGACCTTCTTCGACATGGTGGACAAGGACGCCGACGGCAGGATCACCGAGGCGGAGGTCGGGCAGATCATCGGGCTCAGCGCCGCCGCCAACGACCTCAAGAAGATCACGGAGCGCACAGAAGAGTACGCCCGGCTCATCATGGAGGAGCTCGACCCCGACAACCTCGGCTACATCGAGCTGTCCAACCTGGAGACGCTGCTGCTGCAGGCGCCGCCGACCCAGCCGACGCGGGGCGGGAGCGGGACGACCAGCAGCCGTAACCTCAGCCAGATGCTGAGCCAGCACCTCAAGCCGACGACGGAGCCCAACCCGCTCCGCCGGTGGTACCGCCGCGCCAGCTACTTCCTGGAGGACAACTGGCGCCGTTGCTGGGTGATCATCCTGTGGTTCTCCATCtgcgccggcctcttcgcctggaAGTTCGTGCAGTACCGGCGGCGCGCCGTGTTCGAGGTGATGGGCTACTGCGTGTGCGTCGCCAAGGGCGGCGCCGAGACGCTCAAGTTCAACATGGCGCTCGTGCTCCTCCCCGTGTGCCGCAACACCATCACGTGGCTCCGCAACCGCACCGCCGCGGGGCGGGTCGTGCCGTTCGACGACAACCTCAACTTCCACAAGGTGATCGCCGCGGGGAtcaccgtcggcgccgggatgCACATCATCTCCCATTTGGCGTGCGACTTCCCGCGGCTGCTGCACGCCACCGAGGAGGAGTACGAGCCGATGAAGCCTTTCTTCGGCGACGTCAAGCCGCCCAACTACTGGTGGTTCGTCAAGGGCACGGAGGGGTGGACGGGGCTGGTGATGCTGGCGCTCATGGCCGTCGCCTTCACGCTCGCCACGCCGTGGTTCCGCCGCGGCAGGGTCCGCCTCCCGGGGCCGCTCAGCCGGCTCACCGGGTTCAACGCCTTCTGGTACACGCACCACCTCTTCATCATCGTCTACGCGCTGCTCATCGTCCACGGCCACTTCCTCTACCTCACCAAGAAGTGGCAGAAGAAGTCGACGTGGATGTACCTGGCGGCGCCGATGGTCCTGTACGCGTGCGAGCGGCTGGCGCGGGCGCTCCGGTCCAGCGTGCGGCCGGTGAAGATACTCAAGGTCGCCGTGTACCCCGGCAACGTGCTGTCGCTGCGCTTCTCCAAGCCGCAGGGGTTCAGGTGCAAGAGCGGGCAGTACATCTTCGTCAACTGCGCCGCCGTCTCGCCGTTCCAGTGGCACCCGTTCTCCATCACGTCGGCGCCGCACGACGACTACATCAGCGTCCACATCAGGACGCTCGGCGACTGGACCCGGGAGCTCAAGAGCGTCTTCGAGAAGGTTTGCCGGCCGCCGACGGACGGGAAGAGCGGGCTGCTCCGGGCAGAGTACGCCGGTGACGGCGGTGCCATGCCCAGCCCGAGCAGCTTCCCCACGGTGCTGATCGACGGGCCGTACGGCGCGCCGGCGCAGGACTACAAGCAATACGACGTGGTGCTGCTGGTGGGGCTGGGCATCGGGGCCAcgcccatgatctccatcatcaaggACATCATCAACAACATGAAGCGGCTCGACGGCGACATCGAGTCCGGCAGCCCCAGCGACAGGAGCGTGTCGGCGGCGTCGTTCCGGACGCGGCGCGCCTACTTCTACTGGGTGACGCGGGAGGAAGGCTCCTTCGACTGGTTCCGCGGCGTCATGGACGAGGTGGCCGAGAGCGACAAGAAGGGCATCATCGAGCTCCATAACTACTGCACCAGCGTCTACGAGGAAGGGGACGCCCGGTCGGCGCTCATCGCCATGCTCCAGTCCCTCAACCACGCCAAGCACGGCGTCGACGTCGTCTCCGGCACACGCGTCAAGACCCACTTCGCCCGGCCCAACTGGCGCAAAGTCTACAAGGACATCGCCATCGCCCACGCCGGGCAGCGCGTCGGAGTGTTCTACTGCGGCGCACCGGTGCTGATAAAGGAGCTGCGCCAGCTTGCCCAAGATTTCTCGAGGAAGACGAGCACCAAATTCGAGTTCCACAAGGAGAATTTCTAACTTTGCAGCCAGCCCAGTTTCTCTTTTCGCGAGGAAAACTCTGTTAATTCAGTACATACCCAGTTCTGTAGATCGAAGTAGGTGTTGGTTGATTTTGACAAGTTGGGTCAAGAGTTTCATCGATTTTTTTTGCCTATAGAAGAATAATATCCAATGCCCCCTTGTACTGATATTCCCTTCTAAAAAATATACAATTAACACTTCAGGTGTATGTACACATACAACTAAAAAAAACACAATAGTTATATGCAAGTTGACTGAATTTGCAATTTGAATAAGTTGATCTTGTGAGAGGAGAAATCGGTTGGAGGCGAAAGAAAagctagaggaagaagaaagaaggatgACCGTTAAATCTTAATCTAATGGTCCAAAAATAATTCAAATGTATAGTCAATCCTAAAAAGGGAAAAATATGCTAAACTTCATAGAGACTTATGGTGTGTAT comes from Triticum aestivum cultivar Chinese Spring chromosome 5B, IWGSC CS RefSeq v2.1, whole genome shotgun sequence and encodes:
- the LOC123112683 gene encoding respiratory burst oxidase homolog protein B, translating into MHNYGGGGGAGDIVEAGGERAVLPHSGPLVGKRAATRKSARFADSVSAPLRRGNHHHGQDDDDDDYVEVTLDVRDDSVAVHSVKPAPGGEEDPDVTLLARALETRSSSYGGRAHGGGVLRNASTRIKQVSQELRKIASVKRRPSRIDRSKSAAAHALKGLKFISRPDGWPAVEKRFDELAENGGLLHRSKFGKCIGMKELAFAGELFDALARRRDISGDSISKAELLEFWDQISDTSFDSRLQTFFDMVDKDADGRITEAEVGQIIGLSAAANDLKKITERTEEYARLIMEELDPDNLGYIELSNLETLLLQAPPTQPTRGGSGTTSSRNLSQMLSQHLKPTTEPNPLRRWYRRASYFLEDNWRRCWVIILWFSICAGLFAWKFVQYRRRAVFEVMGYCVCVAKGGAETLKFNMALVLLPVCRNTITWLRNRTAAGRVVPFDDNLNFHKVIAAGITVGAGMHIISHLACDFPRLLHATEEEYEPMKPFFGDVKPPNYWWFVKGTEGWTGLVMLALMAVAFTLATPWFRRGRVRLPGPLSRLTGFNAFWYTHHLFIIVYALLIVHGHFLYLTKKWQKKSTWMYLAAPMVLYACERLARALRSSVRPVKILKVAVYPGNVLSLRFSKPQGFRCKSGQYIFVNCAAVSPFQWHPFSITSAPHDDYISVHIRTLGDWTRELKSVFEKVCRPPTDGKSGLLRAEYAGDGGAMPSPSSFPTVLIDGPYGAPAQDYKQYDVVLLVGLGIGATPMISIIKDIINNMKRLDGDIESGSPSDRSVSAASFRTRRAYFYWVTREEGSFDWFRGVMDEVAESDKKGIIELHNYCTSVYEEGDARSALIAMLQSLNHAKHGVDVVSGTRVKTHFARPNWRKVYKDIAIAHAGQRVGVFYCGAPVLIKELRQLAQDFSRKTSTKFEFHKENF